The following are from one region of the Sardina pilchardus chromosome 4, fSarPil1.1, whole genome shotgun sequence genome:
- the prkag3b gene encoding 5'-AMP-activated protein kinase subunit gamma-3b isoform X1, translating into MEPLTEEHFMDEGLTMKDTEPPLEPGADVYMRFMLRHCCYDAIPTSSKLVIFDTTLQVKKAFFALVANGVRAAPLWDSKLQSFVGMLTITDFINILHRYYKSPMVQIYELEEHKIETWREVFLHCSNSIISIAPDASLFEAIYSLLKNKIHRLPVIDPESGNVLHILTHKRILKFLHIFGSMIPKPRFLQKRIEEVGIGTFKEIATVQESATVHDALSIFVERRVSALPVVNEQGKVVALYSRFDVINLAAQKTYNNLNMTMRDAIASRSCCMEGVLKCYPYETLETIIDRIAKAEVHRLVLVDREDIVRGIVSLSDLLQALVLTPAEITERASIEA; encoded by the exons aGCCTCCCCTCGAGCCCGGCGCCGACGTCTACATGCGCTTCATGCTGAGGCACTGTTGCTATGACGCCATCCCCACCAGCTCCAAGCTGGTCATCTTCGACACAACGCTTCAG gtgaagAAGGCCTTCTTTGCTCTGGTCGCTAATGGCGTGAGAGCTGCTCCGCTGTGGGACAGCAAGTTGCAGAGCTTTGTAG gtaTGCTGACCATCACAGACTTCATAAACATTCTCCACCGCTACTACAAGTCTCCCATG gTACAGATCTATGAACTGGAGGAACACAAGATCGAGACATGGAGAG AGGTGTTTCTGCACTGCTCCAATTCCATCATCAGCATCGCACCTGACGCCAG CCTGTTCGAAGCCATCTACTCTCTGCTGAAGAATAAGATCCACCGGCTGCCCGTCATCGACCCCGAGTCAGGAAACGTCCtgcacatcctcacacacaaacgcatccTCAAGTTCCTGCACATTTTC GGTTCCATGATCCCAAAGCCGAGGTTCCTGCAGAAGCGCATCGAGGAGGTGGGGATAGGAACGTTCAAAGAGATCGCCACGGTCCAGGAGTCGGCCACCGTGCATGACGCTCTGTCCATCTTCGTCGAGCGGCGAGTATCTGCTCTGCCTGTCGTCAATGAgcaag GGAAGGTGGTTGCCCTGTACTCCAGATTTGATGTGATT AATCTAGCGGCTCAGAAGACCTACAACAACCTGAACATGACGATGCGAGACGCCATCGCTAGTCGCTCATGCTGCATGGAGGGCGTGCTCAAATGCTACCCCTACGAGACGCTGGAGACCATCATTGACCGCATCGCCAAGGCCGAG GTGCACCGGCTGGTGCTGGTGGATCGGGAGGACATAGTGAGGGGCATCGTCTCCCTGTCGGACCTGCTGCAGGCGCTGGTGCTGACCCCGGCAG AGATTACAGAGAGAGCCAGTATTGAGGCCTAA
- the prkag3b gene encoding 5'-AMP-activated protein kinase subunit gamma-3b isoform X2, producing the protein MRFMLRHCCYDAIPTSSKLVIFDTTLQVKKAFFALVANGVRAAPLWDSKLQSFVGMLTITDFINILHRYYKSPMVQIYELEEHKIETWREVFLHCSNSIISIAPDASLFEAIYSLLKNKIHRLPVIDPESGNVLHILTHKRILKFLHIFGSMIPKPRFLQKRIEEVGIGTFKEIATVQESATVHDALSIFVERRVSALPVVNEQGKVVALYSRFDVINLAAQKTYNNLNMTMRDAIASRSCCMEGVLKCYPYETLETIIDRIAKAEVHRLVLVDREDIVRGIVSLSDLLQALVLTPAEITERASIEA; encoded by the exons ATGCGCTTCATGCTGAGGCACTGTTGCTATGACGCCATCCCCACCAGCTCCAAGCTGGTCATCTTCGACACAACGCTTCAG gtgaagAAGGCCTTCTTTGCTCTGGTCGCTAATGGCGTGAGAGCTGCTCCGCTGTGGGACAGCAAGTTGCAGAGCTTTGTAG gtaTGCTGACCATCACAGACTTCATAAACATTCTCCACCGCTACTACAAGTCTCCCATG gTACAGATCTATGAACTGGAGGAACACAAGATCGAGACATGGAGAG AGGTGTTTCTGCACTGCTCCAATTCCATCATCAGCATCGCACCTGACGCCAG CCTGTTCGAAGCCATCTACTCTCTGCTGAAGAATAAGATCCACCGGCTGCCCGTCATCGACCCCGAGTCAGGAAACGTCCtgcacatcctcacacacaaacgcatccTCAAGTTCCTGCACATTTTC GGTTCCATGATCCCAAAGCCGAGGTTCCTGCAGAAGCGCATCGAGGAGGTGGGGATAGGAACGTTCAAAGAGATCGCCACGGTCCAGGAGTCGGCCACCGTGCATGACGCTCTGTCCATCTTCGTCGAGCGGCGAGTATCTGCTCTGCCTGTCGTCAATGAgcaag GGAAGGTGGTTGCCCTGTACTCCAGATTTGATGTGATT AATCTAGCGGCTCAGAAGACCTACAACAACCTGAACATGACGATGCGAGACGCCATCGCTAGTCGCTCATGCTGCATGGAGGGCGTGCTCAAATGCTACCCCTACGAGACGCTGGAGACCATCATTGACCGCATCGCCAAGGCCGAG GTGCACCGGCTGGTGCTGGTGGATCGGGAGGACATAGTGAGGGGCATCGTCTCCCTGTCGGACCTGCTGCAGGCGCTGGTGCTGACCCCGGCAG AGATTACAGAGAGAGCCAGTATTGAGGCCTAA
- the LOC134078832 gene encoding tubulin beta-4B chain-like, which translates to MREIVHLQAGQCGNQIGAKFWEVISDEHGIDPTGTYHGDSDLQLERINVYYNEATGGKYVPRAILVDLEPGTMDSVRSGPFGQIFRPDNFVFGQSGAGNNWAKGHYTEGAELVDSVLDVVRKEAESCDCLQGFQLTHSLGGGTGSGMGTLLISKIREEYPDRIMNTFSVVPSPKVSDTVVEPYNATLSVHQLVENTDETYCIDNEALYDICFRTLKLTTPTYGDLNHLVSATMSGVTTCLRFPGQLNADLRKLAVNMVPFPRLHFFMPGFAPLTSRGSQQYRALTVPELTQQMFDAKNMMAACDPRHGRYLTVAAIFRGRMSMKEVDEQMLNVQNKNSSYFVEWIPNNVKTAVCDIPPRGLKMAATFIGNSTAIQELFKRISEQFTAMFRRKAFLHWYTGEGMDEMEFTEAESNMNDLVSEYQQYQDATAEEGEGEFEEEGEEDMA; encoded by the exons ATGAGGGAAATCGTACACTTACAAGCAGGCCAATGTGGCAATCAGATCGGTGCAAAG TTTTGGGAAGTAATCAGTGACGAGCATGGCATCGACCCAACTGGAACTTACCATGGTGACAGTGACCTTCAGTTGGAGAGAATCAATGTATATTATAATGAAGCCACAG GTGGAAAGTATGTTCCTCGTGCAATCTTGGTGGACCTTGAGCCAGGCACCATGGACTCTGTGCGCTCAGGGCCATTTGGACAAATCTTTCGCCCAGACAACTTTGTATTTG GACAGAGTGGTGCTGGCAATAACTGGGCGAAGGGCCACTACACAGAGGGCGCAGAGCTGGTGGACTCCGTGCTGGATGTGGTGAGGAAGGAGGCCGAGAGCTGTGACTGTCTGCAGGGTTTCCAGCTCACCCACTCCCTGGGCGGTGGCACTGGATCTGGCATGGGCACCCTGCTCATCAGCAAAATCCGTGAGGAGTACCCCGACCGCATCATGAACACCTTCAGCGTGGTGCCCTCACCCAAGGTGTCTGACACAGTGGTGGAGCCCTACAACGCCACGCTCTCTGTCCATCAGCTGGTGGAGAACACTGACGAGACCTACTGCATCGACAACGAGGCCCTTTATGACATTTGCTTCCGCACCCTCAAGCTGACCACGCCCACTTATGGTGACCTCAACCACCTGGTCTCCGCGACGATGAGCGGCGTCACCACCTGCCTGCGCTTCCCCGGTCAGCTGAATGCCGACCTCCGCAAACTGGCTGTCAACATGGTGCCTTTCCCGCGCCTGCACTTCTTCATGCCCGGCTTCGCCCCCCTCACCAGCAGAGGCAGCCAGCAGTACAGGGCCCTCACCGTGCCCGAGCTCACCCAGCAGATGTTCGACGCCAAGAACATGATGGCCGCCTGCGACCCACGCCACGGGCGCTACCTCACAGTGGCCGCCATTTTCCGCGGACGCATGTCCATGAAGGAGGTGGACGAGCAGATGCTCAATGTTCAGAACAAGAACAGCAGCTACTTTGTGGAATGGATCCCCAACAACGTGAAGACCGCCGTCTGCGACATCCCACCCAGAGGgctcaagatggccgccacctTCATCGGCAACAGCACCGCCATCCAGGAGCTCTTCAAGCGCATCTCCGAGCAGTTCACCGCCATGTTCCGGCGCAAGGCCTTCCTGCACTGGTACACGGGCGAGGGCATGGACGAGATGGAGTTCACCGAGGCCGAGAGCAACATGAACGACCTGGTGTCCGAGTACCAGCAGTACCAGGACGCCACCGCCGAGGAGGGCGAGGGCGAGtttgaggaggaaggagaggaggacatggcCTAA